A stretch of Triticum aestivum cultivar Chinese Spring chromosome 1D, IWGSC CS RefSeq v2.1, whole genome shotgun sequence DNA encodes these proteins:
- the LOC123179202 gene encoding plant cysteine oxidase 2-like has product MTIFMKILYGSMHLNSYDWARSNSEGGANVLTTSDGARQAKIKTNTVVDASAETMVLYPENGVNLHCFTVLTTCALLDVMGPPYNSAAGRDCAYYGDSRFSNIAGVVGARYSWLMEIPDNYRMKGVMMPWHFIV; this is encoded by the exons ATGACCATCTTCATGAAGATACTCTATGGTTCCATGCACCTTAATTCGTATGACTGGGCTAGAAGTAACTCAGAGGGTGGTGCTAATGTGCTCACCACCTCGGATG GGGCTCGTCAAGCAAAGATAAAGACAAACACTGTTGTTGACGCTTCAGCCGAGACCATGGTTCTGTACCCTGAAAATGGAGTTAACCTGCACTGCTTCACGGTGCTTACCACTTGCGCTCTTCTCGACGTGATGGGACCACCTTACAACAGTGCTGCTGGCAGGGACTGTGCATACTACGGCGACTCTCGGTTCTCAAACATAGCTG GTGTGGTTGGTGCACGGTACTCCTGGCTCATGGAGATCCCCGACAACTACCGGATGAAGGGCGTAATGATGCCGTGGCACTTCATCGTCTAG